The genomic DNA TGGCGGCGACGATGATCCAGAACAGGGGGGCGATCTGTGCAGACCCCAACCCCAGCGCCCGGAACAGGCCCGGCGCGCCAGAGGTCTGCTCCGACAGGATGATCCGGAACAACAGGAGCGCGCCGGTCAGGTGCAGGATGGCGGGGCTGGCGAGCCAGCGGATGTCCAGCAGCGGGGCCTTGCGGTTCAACTCGATCGCGACGGCCATGGCGCCTGCGGCGAGGGCTGTGGCCATCAGCTCTCCCAGCCACGGCGCTTGGGTCCAGTGCAGCGTGGCCCCCATCAGGAAAGCGATCGTCAAGCCGCCGAAGGCAATGGCAATCAGCGCGTAGCTGACGATATCAAGCACCGCGATCACGCGGGCACGGGGTTGCGGTGACAGGGGCATCAGGAACACGAGGCACAGGCTGATCAGCGCCATGCCCAGTCCCAGCGTATGGACCGGCGCCCAGCCCGCGTCGCCCAGCAAAGTGGGAGACAGCGCGCGCGCCAATGGCGATCCCAGCGTGATGAAGGTCAGCGCACCGGCCAGCCCGACGTTCAGCTTCTTCTCGGGGGGCAGCGGTTCCAGCATGTAAAGGAACGCCAGCGTCGACAGCGGGGCCGACACGCAGCCCGACACGAACTGGACCACGACGGCGGACTGCAGGTCGTCGATCAGGAAACTGGCGGCGGCGACGATGACGTAAAGGACAATGCCAACCTCGGCAAAGGCGCGCAGGCCGTATTGCGTGCGGATCTTGATGAGCAGCAGCGGCAGGGACGCGCGGGGCGCCATGTAGGCGGCCATCAGCCACAGGGACTGGTTCGTGGTGGCGCCCAGCTCTCCGCCGATCTGGGGCAGGTTGGCCGAGATGAAGCCCTGCGCCAGTCCTTGCGTCAGCGCCAGCATGGCCGAGGCCGCGAAATAGCCTGCCGCCCGGTGCCGCGCCATCGGGACGAAGGGCGGCCGGGTCGGGGCCTGCGGTTCCGGGTCCGGTTGGTTGACCGGGGTGGCGGTCTCCTCGCTCAGGGTGGGGTCGATCCGGCTCATGACTGGGGACCGTCCAGATTTGCGATCAATTGTTCGATCAGACGCGTCGCGGCGCGGATATCGTCGGGGTCGACGCCGTCAAACGCCTGACGGCGGATGCCGGCGCTGAAGGTCGCGATCCGGTCGGCCTTGGGGCGGGCGGGTTCGGTCAGGTAGATGCAGCGCACACGCTTGTCGCCGTCCATCTGGCGCCGTTCGATGAAGTCCGACTGTTCCAGCTTGTCCAGCAGGCGATTCAGGGTCGGCGTCTCGATCTCCAGTTCCTCGGCCAGTTCGGTCTGGGTCAGGCCTTCCTTCTCTTGAATCCTCTGGAGGGCGCGGGCGCGCGACAGGGTCATGTCCAGCGATTTCGCCTCGGCGTCGTA from Loktanella sp. M215 includes the following:
- a CDS encoding MFS transporter, encoding MSRIDPTLSEETATPVNQPDPEPQAPTRPPFVPMARHRAAGYFAASAMLALTQGLAQGFISANLPQIGGELGATTNQSLWLMAAYMAPRASLPLLLIKIRTQYGLRAFAEVGIVLYVIVAAASFLIDDLQSAVVVQFVSGCVSAPLSTLAFLYMLEPLPPEKKLNVGLAGALTFITLGSPLARALSPTLLGDAGWAPVHTLGLGMALISLCLVFLMPLSPQPRARVIAVLDIVSYALIAIAFGGLTIAFLMGATLHWTQAPWLGELMATALAAGAMAVAIELNRKAPLLDIRWLASPAILHLTGALLLFRIILSEQTSGAPGLFRALGLGSAQIAPLFWIIVAASLVGGLVVALLLKPGKEPAFHIAALILIALGGFMDGHATLLTRPAQMYVSQAMIAFASALFLPPAMLSGMMRALAKGPTYILSFIIVFLSTQSIGGVMGSGLFNSFITQRQALHMHDLGDQLTRTDPIVAQRIGAAAQGLAPTLSDPAQRTAQAVSGIATDAATQATVMAYNDAFLLLSLIAAVALALLLTHLCVASWLTKRSCPAAQPV
- a CDS encoding MarR family winged helix-turn-helix transcriptional regulator, with the protein product MSDERRHFLDLAFKLLRDMRKRYDAEAKSLDMTLSRARALQRIQEKEGLTQTELAEELEIETPTLNRLLDKLEQSDFIERRQMDGDKRVRCIYLTEPARPKADRIATFSAGIRRQAFDGVDPDDIRAATRLIEQLIANLDGPQS